In the genome of Nocardia terpenica, one region contains:
- a CDS encoding VOC family protein, whose product MHLTQIRLIVSDFPRTFEFYRDVIGLRPQVDNPGPPYVAFKPEFGSGLCLHDRDDLNKAVGGALRVGEGRSDTALVALRVDDLERYLTELRSRGAEILAEPVTFGDRILCAYLRDPEGNLVEIQQWLTTRSGEPIPPAS is encoded by the coding sequence GTGCATTTGACTCAAATCCGGCTGATCGTTTCCGATTTCCCTCGCACCTTCGAGTTCTACCGTGATGTCATCGGATTGCGGCCGCAGGTCGATAATCCCGGGCCGCCGTATGTGGCCTTCAAGCCGGAGTTCGGTAGTGGGTTGTGCCTGCACGATCGGGATGATCTGAACAAGGCTGTGGGTGGGGCACTGCGGGTCGGGGAGGGCCGCAGCGATACCGCCCTCGTCGCGCTGCGGGTCGACGATCTCGAGCGGTACCTCACCGAACTGCGCTCTCGTGGCGCGGAGATTCTCGCCGAGCCCGTTACGTTCGGCGATCGCATTCTGTGCGCCTACCTCCGCGACCCCGAGGGCAATCTCGTGGAGATCCAGCAGTGGCTCACCACCCGATCCGGCGAGCCGATCCCTCCTGCCAGCTGA